In Xenorhabdus poinarii G6, the following are encoded in one genomic region:
- the panE gene encoding 2-dehydropantoate 2-reductase, with translation MKITVLGCGAIGKLWLAALSQQHHPVQGWLRVSQPVISVQIERSDGPVFHQQFTANDEKHLAESELLLVCLKAWQVSNAINHLIDKLPPHCPILLLHNGMGTQDELIPLPNPILLGVTTHGAYQKNGIVYHKSQGITHIGAITANAAKLSHLADVLHHSLPDVAWHNEIQAISWMKLAVNCVINPLSVIYNCKNGDLRHHYAQIQTLCDEIHQVMEHDNIHTTKQTLIDYVLNVIEQTAENHSSMLQDIRAQRHTEIDYITGFLMRRARIHGLPVTENIAIYHYIKRKEEEYERLSPYLPGSRQRRDRGSDHA, from the coding sequence ATGAAAATCACCGTTCTTGGCTGTGGCGCTATAGGTAAACTGTGGCTTGCTGCCTTATCCCAACAGCATCACCCTGTTCAGGGCTGGCTGAGAGTTTCGCAACCCGTTATTTCCGTCCAAATCGAACGTTCTGATGGCCCGGTTTTTCATCAACAGTTTACGGCCAATGACGAAAAACATCTCGCTGAAAGTGAGTTACTCCTCGTTTGCTTAAAAGCATGGCAAGTGTCTAATGCGATTAATCACCTTATTGACAAACTGCCTCCCCATTGCCCCATTTTGTTACTGCATAACGGGATGGGAACCCAAGACGAATTAATACCTTTGCCGAACCCCATTTTACTTGGCGTGACGACTCATGGCGCCTACCAAAAAAATGGGATCGTTTACCACAAGTCACAAGGCATCACCCACATTGGGGCTATAACAGCCAATGCTGCCAAACTCAGCCATCTGGCCGATGTTTTACATCATTCCCTGCCCGATGTCGCCTGGCATAATGAAATACAGGCTATCAGTTGGATGAAGCTTGCTGTCAATTGTGTCATCAACCCACTTTCCGTCATCTATAATTGCAAAAATGGTGATTTACGGCATCACTATGCACAAATCCAGACATTATGTGATGAAATTCATCAAGTGATGGAACATGATAATATTCATACCACCAAACAAACCCTGATTGATTATGTTTTGAATGTGATTGAGCAGACTGCTGAAAATCACTCCTCTATGCTGCAAGATATACGAGCACAACGGCATACCGAAATAGACTACATTACCGGTTTTTTAATGCGGCGAGCCCGTATCCACGGTTTACCCGTGACAGAGAATATCGCTATATATCATTACATTAAGCGGAAGGAGGAAGAATATGAGCGCCTCAGCCCTTATTTACCTGGCTCACGACAGCGGAGAGATCGGGGCAGTGATCACGCTTGA
- a CDS encoding YajQ family cyclic di-GMP-binding protein — translation MPSFDIVSEVDMQEVRNAVENAQRELTNRWDFRNVNASFELNEKNESVKIASESDFQVNQLIDILREKFSKRGIDGSVLNIPENMVHSGKTYSVEATLQQGIDTPQAKKIVKLIKDSKLKVQAQIQGEQVRVTGKARDDLQNVIALVRGAELGQPFQFTNFRD, via the coding sequence ATGCCATCATTTGATATTGTTTCAGAAGTTGATATGCAGGAAGTGCGTAACGCGGTAGAAAATGCACAAAGAGAGTTAACTAATCGTTGGGATTTCCGCAACGTCAACGCGAGCTTTGAATTAAACGAAAAAAATGAATCGGTCAAAATTGCCAGTGAATCTGATTTTCAGGTGAACCAACTCATCGATATTCTGCGTGAGAAATTTTCTAAACGTGGCATTGATGGTTCTGTACTCAACATTCCTGAAAATATGGTTCACAGTGGCAAAACATACAGTGTCGAAGCGACCTTACAGCAAGGGATTGATACGCCACAGGCCAAAAAGATTGTGAAGCTGATTAAGGACAGTAAGTTGAAGGTGCAAGCTCAGATTCAGGGTGAGCAAGTGCGGGTAACAGGTAAGGCTCGTGATGATCTGCAAAATGTTATCGCATTGGTGCGTGGTGCAGAATTGGGACAGCCTTTCCAGTTTACTAATTTCCGGGATTGA